Proteins encoded together in one Ipomoea triloba cultivar NCNSP0323 chromosome 4, ASM357664v1 window:
- the LOC116016129 gene encoding protein HUA2-LIKE 2-like, giving the protein MAPRRKGASKAAAAAAARRQYKVGDLVLAKVKGFPAWPATVSEPEKWGYPPDWKKVLVFFFGTQQIAFCNPSDVEAFTEEKKESLLGKRHGKGADFVRAVREIIDCYEKLKNESTNNELNYEVPTATLDSCQKVKHAAADTSGRNYSTETGPAGVVEETSCDEQVPSKEPSGMVDVTPATKTYSSRRKLNSLRPRNCATQKRGPSTLKDGILRRSKRTRKLFDDSDKHEVGSPTSLSNGSIEENDSEIVTADSDTSSFNEGSSVESGCKLEPRSHEHCEGEVEFSQKLDFHGNAVILKKKRKPNRKRLPSDSTEDTAAPVKEIDSEMNVVISGQSLPNDVEKPTERVVKDMKEDGDEHLPLFKRARVRMGMPSPVLEELDTSIQEDKRTEVCNSTAEQGTGSLHGGDSSFAQSSSPLNKDPVKMEQLCNRKFGGSLTGESALPPSKRLHRALQAMSANTSEDDQKSLGGLSKINTSLAECSSVGYCYESSDSRKVENESGMEKAEKLLRNASIEDATQFSTATAGSMDNPEIKSPNTGEIQAKVESPNVGVEEQVLVNHSDNSSTPLAAFNDNDEVDAHSSKPSGEPACELHQMCSDFVGGDKISTNSPKIDGIVHVHTSEVKCDDTNNLCQHSLNESKQDNEISNAEEGFGLTLKDSCALSPPEKIMSSSQQELHQSCSSSVSDDHLGEKPVSITLSSSSLTDGLDSNARASPPNTSICNVSKSEDFVLDKPKFADKMSSKREASAALAYFESILGALTRTKESIGRATRVAIDCAKFGVATKVVEILSSNLECESSLHRRVDLFFLVDSIVQCSRGLKGDIGAIYPLAIQTVLPRMLAAAAPPGSSSLENQRQCLKVLKVWQERRILPESVIRPRITELESFSSSGVYCRRSLRTERSFDDPIREMEGMMVDEYGSNSSIQLPGFCMPPMLKDEDAIDSDGEGFEAVTPEHTAAKSEEQGNVIPSTEKHRHILEDVDGELEMEDVAPVCEAEIPAVSNGPGMDTGLASDNPFVNPFGAHIHPPLPVDLPVTPPPLPASPPPPPPSMPPPPPPSVPPPPPPPPPSSLPAPVLSGSVSVDSKLSSSSECVGVQIMKDNVEESIVPQSINARAESRIPDGIQHHAPDRRGIQNHVPVQKPDSRNSLAFSSESARHPSVWASNDMPTPEDSFKKNFRLRPPHPAPSNQFSYVQSEVQATRNAPHPSYPNRFHMHNADNVDLYRDRNDFPHRDVGEYWRTSALPSGPCYQDSSRVPYEAGPYTCPRQRSYRDHRWAHPSRPMNYRDFLPHRAPPEGPLPVTSRVKDRSMALVLPEVCLACLLTIKELAGAGDDTVLGSRTDPSPHIQFCSASYRRENMGASLSAGDSPPEKSIHEFTVKDCRRNDVDLSIYKGKVLLVVNVASRCGLTNSNYTQLTELYNKYKDKGFEILAFPCNQFLKQEPGTSEAAQDFACTRFKAEYPIFQKVKVNGADAAPVYKFLKSSKGGFCGSSIKWNFTKFLVDKEGIVIKRFSSTTQPLAIEEDIRKALGEE; this is encoded by the exons ATGGCTCCAAGGAGAAAAGGTGCCAGTAAAGCTGCTGCGGCGGCTGCCGCTCGCCGGCAGTATAAGGTAGGGGATCTCGTTCTTGCTAAGGTCAAAGGATTTCCGGCCTGGCCTGCTACG GTAAGTGAGCCTGAGAAGTGGGGTTATCCTCCTGACTGGAAGAAGGTGCTTGTCTTCTTTTTTGGAACCCAACAAAT AGCTTTTTGCAACCCTTCTGATGTAGAGGCTTTCAcagaagagaagaaagaatCTCTCCTCGGAAAACGCCATGGAAAAGGTGCAGATTTTGTTCGTGCTGTGCGTGAGATAATTGATTGCTATGAgaaattgaaaaatgagtcaACAAACAATGAACTGAACTATGAAGTACCCACAGCAACACTTGATTCTTGTCAAAAAGTGAAACATGCTGCTGCAGATACTAGTGGTCGGAACTATTCAACAGAAACTGGTCCAGCTGGAGTGGTAGAAGAAACTTCATGTGATGAACAAGTACCATCAAAAGAGCCTAGTGGCATGGTGGATGTTACGCCTGCTACAAAGACATATTCTTCAAGAAGGAAACTGAACTCTTTGAGACCACGCAACTGTGCCACACAGAAAAGAGGTCCTAGTACTTTGAAGGATGGCATTTTGAGGAGGAGTAAAAGGACTAGGAAGTTATTTGATGATTCTGACAAGCATGAGGTAGGTTCGCCTACTTCTCTTTCAAATGGTAGCATTGAAGAGAATGATTCTGAAATTGTAACAGCTGATTCTGATACCTCAAGCTTCAATGAAGGCAGCAGTGTGGAATCTGGTTGCAAACTTGAGCCTCGGTCCCATGAGCATTGTGAAGGGGAGGTAGAGTTTAGCCAAAAGCTTGATTTCCATGGTAATGCTGTAATACTTAAGAAGAAGAGGAAGCCAAATAGGAAAAGATTACCTAGTGATTCAACTGAGGATACAGCTGCTCCTGTCAAAGAAATAGATTCGGAAATGAATGTGGTTATATCTGGGCAAAGCTTGCCAAATGATGTTGAAAAGCCAACTGAAAGAGTTGTGAAGGATATGAAGGAAGATGGTGATGAGCACTTGCCGCTTTTCAAAAGAGCGAGAGTTCGCATGGGTATGCCATCACCTGTGTTGGAGGAACTTGATACATCAATACAAGAGGATAAAAGAACGGAAGTCTGTAATAGCACTGCGGAACAGGGTACTGGGTCATTGCATGGGGGAGATAGTTCTTTTGCTCAAAGCTCCTCCCCACTGAATAAAGACCCAGTTAAAATGGAGCAATTATGCAATAGAAAATTTGGTGGTTCACTTACTGGTGAATCTGCTTTACCTCCATCTAAACGCCTTCACCGTGCCTTGCAGGCCATGTCAGCTAACACTTCTGAAGATGATCAAAAAAGTCTTGGGGGGCtatcaaaaataaatacatCCCTTGCTGAATGTTCTTCTGTGGGCTATTGCTATGAGTCATCAGATAGTCGTAAAGTAGAGAATGAATCTGGAATGGAGAAAGCGGAGAAGCTTCTCAGAAATGCTTCTATAGAAGATGCCACTCAGTTCTCAACAGCCACTGCTGGTTCAATGGACAATCCTGAAATCAAGTCACCTAATACAGGGGAGATACAAGCCAAAGTGGAATCACCTAATGTAGGTGTTGAGGAACAGGTCTTAGTAAACCATAGTGATAATTCATCAACTCCTCTTGCAGCTTTCAATGACAATGATGAAGTTGATGCTCATTCATCGAAACCTTCTGGAGAGCCGGCTTGTGAACTTCACCAAATGTGCTCAGATTTTGTTGGAGGGGATAAAATTTCCACAAACTCACCCAAAATAGATGGCATTGTTCATGTGCATACTTCGGAGGTTAAATGTGATGATACTAACAATTTGTGTCAACATTCACTGAATGAGAGTAAACAAGACAATGAAAT ATCCAATGCTGAAGAGGGTTTTGGATTGACATTGAAGGATTCATGTGCTTTATCCCCACCCGAAAAGATTATGAGTTCTTCACAGCAAGAACTGCATCAGTCTTGTTCAAGTTCTGTATCTGATGATCATTTGGGTGAAAAGCCTGTCTCAATTACCTTGTCGTCGTCATCTCTGACTGATGGGTTGGATTCAAACGCTCGGGCATCACCACCGAATACTTCAATATGCAACGTATCTAAGTCTGAAGATTTTGTCCTTGATAAACCGAAGTTTGCAGACAAAATGAGCAGCAAAAGAGAAGCTAGTGCTGCTCTAGCTTATTTTGAATCCATTTTGGGAGCATTGACACGGACCAAGGAAAGCATTGGTCGAGCAACACGTGTTGCTATAGACTGTGCTAAATTTGGTGTTGCCACTAAG GTGGTGGAAATTCTTTCTTCTAATTTGGAATGTGAGTCCAGTTTACATAGAAGAGTGgatttattttttctagttGATTCTATTGTTCAGTGTTCAAGAGGTTTGAAAG GTGATATTGGTGCTATATATCCTTTAGCAATCCAAACAGTATTGCCGCGTATGTTAGCAGCTGCTGCTCCTCCTGGAAGTTCTTCCCTGGAAAACCAGAGACAGTGCttgaaa GTTTTGAAGGTCTGGCAGGAGAGGAGGATTCTTCCAGAATCAGTTATTCGCCCTCGCATTACCGAGCTGGAGTCTTTTTCTTCTAGTGGTGTATACTGTCGACGGTCTTTAAGAACAGAGAGATCTTTTGATGACCCAATTAGAGAAATGGAGGGTATGATGGTTGATGAATATGGAAG CAATTCAAGTATTCAGCTTCCTGGTTTTTGTATGCCTCCAATGCTAAAGGATGAAGATGCAATCGACTCTGATGGAGAGGGTTTTGAGGCTGTTACTCCTGAACATACTGCTGCAAAATCTGAAGAACAGGGAAATGTCATCCCGAGTACTGAGAAGCATAGACATATATTGGAAGATGTGGATGGTGAACTTGAAATGGAGGATGTGGCTCCTGTATGCGAAGCTGAAATCCCTGCCGTAAGTAATGGTCCTGGAATGGACACTGGGCTGGCTTCAGATAATCCATTTGTAAATCCTTTTGGAGCACACATTCACCCTCCACTTCCAGTAGATTTACCAGTAACACCTCCTCCTTTGCCGGCATCCCCACCTCCTCCACCTCCGTCTATGCCTCCGCCTCCACCTCCTTCTGTGCCTCCACCTCCTCCACCCCCTCCACCGTCCTCTCTTCCTGCTCCTGTTTTATCTGGCTCAGTATCTGTGGATTCAAAGTTGTCTTCAAGTTCAGAG TGTGTTGGAGTGCAGATTATGAAAGACAACGTGGAAGAATCGATCGTGCCGCAATCTATTAATGCAAGAGCTGAATCGAGAATTCCAGATGGTATTCAGCATCATGCCCCTGATAGGAGAGGAATACAAAATCATGTGCCAGTGCAGAAACCTGATTCTCGTAATTCACTTGCATTCAGTAGTGAATCTGCCCGTCATCCATCCGTTTGGGCGTCCAATGACATGCCAACTCCTGAGGATTCTTTCAAGAAGAACTTTCGGTTGCGCCCACCTCATCCTGCTCCATCAAACCAGTTCTCCTATGTGCAGTCTGAAGTGCAAGCAACGAGGAATGCCCCGCATCCTTCTTATCCAAACAGATTTCATATGCACAATGCAGATAACGTTGATCTTTACAGAGACCGTAATGATTTTCCGCATCGTGATGTTGGAGAGTACTGGAGGACATCAGCTCTGCCTTCTG GCCCATGCTACCAAGACAGCAGCAGAGTCCCTTATGAAGCTGGTCCATATACTTGTCCTCGTCAAAGGTCATATCGCGATCACAGATGGGCTCACCCTTCTCGACCTATGAACTATAGAGATTTCTTGCCTCACAGAGCACCCCCCGAAGGTCCCCTCCCAGTAACAAGTAGAG TCAAGGATAGAAGTATGGCATTAGTTTTGCCAGAGGTCTGCTTGGCCTGCCTT TTGACAATTAAGGAGTTAGCTGGCGCTGGCGACGACACAGTTTTAGGGTCGCGGACAGACCCATCCCCACACATACAGTTTTGCTCCGCCTCTTATCGTCGGGAAAACATGGGCGCTTCCCTATCCGCCGGCGATTCCCCTCCAGAGAAGTCGATTCACGAATTCACTGTCAAG GATTGCAGACGTAACGATGTGGACCTCAGCATTTACAAGGGCAAAGTGCTTCTCGTCGTCAATGTTGCTTCCAGAtg TGGGCTCACAAACTCTAACTACACGCAGCTGACTGAGTTGTACAACAAATACAAGGATAAAG GATTTGAAATCTTAGCTTTCCCCTGCAATCAATTCCTGAAGCAAGAGCCAGGGACAAGCGAGGCAGCACAAGACTTTGCTTGCACTAGGTTCAAAGCTGAATATCCCATCTTCCAAAAA GTGAAAGTTAACGGTGCAGATGCAGCACCAGTCTACAAGTTCCTTAAATCAAGTAAAGGTGGCTTTTGTGGTTCCAGCATCAAGTGGAACTTCACCAAGTTCTTAGTTGACAAAGAAGGGATAGTTATTAAGCGTTTTAGCAGCACTACTCAACCATTAGCAATTGAG GAAGATATCCGAAAGGCATTAGGAGAGGAGTGA
- the LOC116015597 gene encoding adenylate isopentenyltransferase 3, chloroplastic-like: MSTGYVPQTFMCKQKQPLRHIPNGGGIDHLKILRRPQKEKVAVVMGPTGAGKSRLSVDLARRFSAEIVNADKMQVYEGFDVLTNKITDEEAGGVPHHLLGIIDPENDFTAKDFCNVASSCIKSIAGWGRVPIIAGGSNSFIEALVEDEDWELKSKYDFCFICVDVSLPVLHSFVSERVDRMVEKGLIEEARGMFNPASRDYSQGLRRAIGMQELDRYFRIETAISDEEIRARLLEDAINDVKKNTRKLACKQLEKIKRLKHVKGWKIHRLDATEAFLKRGGREADEAWENLVVAPGAAILNRFLYSHAASASLFFTADNLLIPRATVAAAAIH, from the coding sequence ATGAGTACGGGATATGTGCCGCAGACATTTATGTGCAAACAAAAACAGCCTTTGCGGCACATACCCAATGGCGGCGGGATTGATCACCTGAAAATTCTGCGCCGCCCGCAGAAGGAGAAGGTTGCGGTGGTGATGGGGCCGACCGGTGCCGGAAAATCGAGACTATCCGTCGATCTCGCCAGGCGGTTCTCGGCGGAGATAGTGAACGCGGACAAAATGCAGGTGTACGAGGGATTTGACGTGCTCACTAACAAAATCACCGACGAGGAAGCCGGTGGCGTGCCGCACCATCTGCTAGGGATAATCGATCCCGAGAACGATTTCACGGCGAAGGATTTCTGTAACGTGGCGTCGAGCTGCATCAAGTCGATTGCGGGGTGGGGGAGGGTGCCGATCATCGCCGGCGGGTCGAATTCGTTCATTGAGGCGCTCGTGGAAGACGAGGATTGGGAATTGAAGTCCAAATACGATTTCTGTTTTATCTGCGTCGACGTTTCGCTGCCGGTTCTGCATTCGTTCGTGTCGGAGCGGGTCGATCGGATGGTGGAGAAGGGGCTGATTGAGGAGGCGAGAGGCATGTTTAATCCGGCCAGCAGAGATTACTCTCAGGGATTACGTCGAGCAATTGGTATGCAAGAATTAGACCGGTATTTCCGCATTGAAACCGCAATTTCCGACGAGGAAATCCGCGCGAGGCTACTGGAAGACGCCATTAACGACGTGAAGAAGAACACCAGAAAACTAGCGTGCAAGCAGCTAGAGAAAATCAAGCGACTGAAGCACGTCAAGGGGTGGAAGATACACCGCCTGGACGCCACGGAGGCGTTCCTAAAGCGCGGCGGCAGAGAAGCGGATGAAGCGTGGGAGAATCTCGTGGTGGCGCCCGGCGCCGCCATCCTCAATAGATTCCTTTACAGCCATGCTGCCTCTGCCTCCTTGTTTTTCACCGCCGACAACCTTCTCATCCCTCGAGCCACCGTTGCCGCAGCCGCAATTCACTAA